In the Pseudomonas sp. DTU_2021_1001937_2_SI_NGA_ILE_001 genome, one interval contains:
- a CDS encoding OprD family porin, producing MTKVITRAAACGLLFASLPDAGAAGFIEDSKLKLQLRNVYFNENFRDEQGLSARAAATAKSERTEWAQGFLLDYQSGFTQGTVGFGLDAMGLLGVKLDSGRGRSGTGLLPVHDDGRAADEFSSFGATAKARFAKTTLKYGTLLPKNPVLVYNDARLLPQTYEGTQIVSNDIEGLTLTGGLLDRQKLRDSSDSNGVTPDGYSGGESGDFRYFGGEYKLTKSLRLSYFNGELENFYQQHFFGVQHDLPLAGGVLTSDLRVFDSRDVGHAWKGQIDNRMYSGQLAYSHSGHTVGAGYQKLSGDAGLPFVNGATVYSFSNVGIGKFIQEDEKTWMVSYAYDFGTLGVKGLNFSTRYLSGDNGKSGAAGQAEWERDMELAYVIPDGSFKGLGVKLRNYVYRSDFSRGRDSNRIYFTYDIALW from the coding sequence ATGACCAAAGTCATTACCCGTGCGGCTGCCTGCGGCCTGCTGTTTGCCAGCCTGCCGGATGCCGGCGCCGCCGGTTTCATCGAAGACAGCAAACTCAAGCTGCAACTGCGCAACGTTTATTTCAACGAGAACTTCCGCGACGAGCAGGGCCTCAGCGCCCGTGCCGCAGCCACGGCCAAAAGCGAGCGTACCGAATGGGCGCAGGGCTTCCTGCTCGACTATCAGTCCGGCTTCACTCAGGGCACGGTAGGGTTCGGCCTCGATGCCATGGGCCTGCTGGGCGTGAAGCTGGATTCCGGCCGTGGCCGCAGCGGCACGGGTTTGCTGCCAGTGCACGATGATGGTCGCGCCGCCGACGAATTCTCCAGCTTCGGCGCCACGGCCAAGGCGCGGTTCGCCAAGACCACGCTCAAATACGGCACCCTGCTGCCGAAGAACCCGGTACTGGTCTACAACGACGCGCGCCTGCTGCCGCAGACCTACGAGGGCACACAGATTGTCAGTAACGACATCGAGGGGCTGACCCTGACCGGTGGCTTGCTCGATCGCCAGAAATTGCGCGACTCTTCCGACAGCAACGGCGTCACCCCGGATGGCTACAGCGGCGGCGAGTCGGGTGACTTCCGTTACTTCGGCGGCGAATACAAGCTCACCAAGTCGCTGCGCCTGAGCTACTTCAACGGTGAGTTGGAAAACTTCTACCAACAGCATTTCTTCGGCGTGCAGCACGACCTGCCGTTGGCCGGCGGCGTACTGACCAGCGACCTGCGGGTATTCGACAGCCGTGATGTCGGCCATGCCTGGAAGGGCCAGATCGACAACCGCATGTACAGCGGCCAGTTGGCTTACAGCCATTCCGGGCACACCGTCGGTGCCGGTTACCAGAAACTCAGCGGCGATGCCGGCCTGCCGTTCGTCAACGGCGCTACCGTTTATTCGTTCAGTAACGTGGGGATTGGCAAGTTCATCCAGGAAGACGAGAAAACCTGGATGGTCAGCTACGCCTACGACTTCGGCACCCTCGGCGTGAAGGGCCTGAACTTTTCCACTCGCTACCTGAGCGGTGACAACGGCAAGTCCGGCGCTGCTGGTCAAGCCGAGTGGGAGCGCGATATGGAACTGGCCTACGTGATACCCGATGGCTCGTTCAAGGGCCTGGGCGTGAAGCTGCGCAACTACGTGTACCGCTCCGACTTCTCCCGCGGCCGCGACAGCAACCGTATCTACTTCACCTACGACATCGCCCTCTGGTAA
- a CDS encoding 4-oxalomesaconate tautomerase produces MQPIPCVLMRGGTSKGPFFLAKDLPSQPEERDEMLISLMGSGHELEIDGIGGGSPQTSKVAIISPSTHPEADVDYLFVQVMVNERRVDTAPNCGNMLCAVGPFAVEQGLVTADDGKTLVRIRNVNTGTLVNSLVDTPNGVVNYEGTASVDGVPGTSAPVHLTFLDAVGSKTGKLFPTGKVRDVFDGIEVTCIDMAMPMMLVEAEKLGKTGGETPAELDADTELLKRLENLRLQAGLAMGLGDVSEKVIPKPVLISRPRHGGTLQVRYFMPHNCHRSLAITGSIGLATACVSAGSVAAELLGESALALSQVRLEHPSGGIDVALSRSGPEGTLQASVVRTARRLFSGFVYVPTPQRLAG; encoded by the coding sequence ATGCAACCAATTCCCTGCGTGCTCATGCGCGGCGGTACCTCCAAGGGACCGTTCTTTCTTGCCAAGGACCTGCCTTCCCAGCCAGAAGAGCGCGATGAGATGCTGATCAGTCTCATGGGTTCCGGCCATGAACTTGAGATCGATGGCATCGGCGGCGGCAGTCCGCAAACCAGCAAGGTTGCCATCATCAGCCCCTCCACGCATCCAGAAGCCGATGTCGATTACCTCTTCGTGCAGGTGATGGTCAACGAGCGTCGTGTCGATACAGCCCCCAACTGCGGCAACATGCTCTGCGCCGTCGGCCCGTTCGCGGTCGAACAGGGCCTGGTCACGGCCGATGACGGCAAGACCCTGGTGCGCATTCGCAACGTCAACACCGGTACCTTGGTGAATTCGCTGGTCGACACGCCCAACGGCGTCGTCAACTACGAAGGCACGGCCTCGGTCGATGGCGTTCCTGGTACTTCTGCACCGGTGCACCTGACTTTCCTCGATGCGGTCGGCAGCAAGACCGGCAAACTTTTCCCCACCGGCAAGGTGCGTGACGTCTTCGATGGTATCGAAGTGACCTGCATCGACATGGCCATGCCCATGATGCTCGTGGAAGCCGAGAAACTTGGCAAGACCGGCGGCGAAACCCCGGCCGAGCTGGACGCCGACACCGAGTTGCTCAAGCGCCTGGAAAACCTGCGCCTGCAGGCCGGCCTGGCAATGGGCCTGGGCGATGTCAGCGAGAAAGTGATTCCCAAACCCGTATTGATTTCTCGTCCTCGGCACGGCGGCACGCTGCAGGTGCGATACTTCATGCCACACAACTGTCACCGCTCACTGGCGATCACCGGGTCCATCGGCCTGGCTACCGCCTGTGTCAGTGCCGGCAGCGTGGCCGCCGAGCTGCTCGGCGAGTCGGCCCTGGCGCTGAGCCAGGTTCGATTGGAGCACCCTAGTGGGGGTATCGATGTGGCCTTGAGCCGCAGCGGCCCGGAGGGCACTTTGCAGGCATCGGTGGTGCGCACCGCCCGGCGTCTGTTTTCAGGATTCGTCTACGTTCCAACCCCGCAACGGCTGGCCGGCTGA
- a CDS encoding LysR family transcriptional regulator, with protein MEYELQDIRSFVKIAELGSFHEAADVLHVSQPALTRRIKKLEEGLGTPLLERTTRRVSLTSVGRDFLPKARRLLDDLEDSILSIRELAERQTGQVTLACIPTAAFYFLPSVIRLYNEQYPKIRIRLLDLSANDGLEAVLRGEADFGINMMSGQHPDIDFMPLVNEPFVLACRRDHELAGRTSVTWSELSDYRLIGVGRLSGNRMILDHALAGLSWRPKWFYEVQHLSTSLGLVEAGLGVSVMPSLAMPAADHPTLVSVPLEEPVVNRSLGLVYRRGASLSPAAEKFVAMLLEKWPQ; from the coding sequence GTGGAATATGAGCTACAAGATATAAGATCTTTCGTGAAAATCGCCGAACTGGGCAGCTTCCACGAAGCTGCGGACGTATTGCATGTCTCCCAACCTGCCCTGACTCGACGCATCAAGAAGCTGGAAGAAGGCTTGGGCACCCCGTTGTTGGAACGCACCACCCGCCGGGTGAGCCTGACCAGTGTGGGACGCGATTTTCTGCCCAAGGCCAGGCGCCTGCTCGACGACCTGGAAGATTCGATTCTGAGTATTCGCGAACTGGCCGAACGGCAAACCGGCCAGGTCACCCTCGCCTGCATCCCCACTGCGGCGTTCTATTTCCTGCCGTCGGTGATTCGCCTGTACAACGAGCAATACCCGAAGATCCGCATCCGCCTGCTCGACCTCAGTGCCAATGACGGGCTGGAGGCCGTGCTGCGCGGCGAGGCCGACTTCGGCATCAACATGATGAGCGGCCAGCACCCGGACATCGACTTCATGCCGCTGGTCAACGAGCCGTTCGTGCTCGCCTGTCGCCGTGACCATGAACTGGCCGGGCGCACCTCGGTGACCTGGTCGGAGCTGAGCGACTACCGATTGATCGGTGTAGGCCGGCTCAGCGGCAACCGGATGATCCTCGACCATGCCCTGGCCGGGCTTAGCTGGCGCCCCAAGTGGTTCTACGAGGTCCAACACCTGTCTACATCCCTGGGCCTGGTGGAGGCCGGCCTGGGTGTGTCGGTGATGCCCAGCCTGGCGATGCCGGCCGCCGACCACCCGACCCTGGTCAGCGTGCCGCTGGAAGAACCGGTGGTGAACCGCTCGCTGGGCCTGGTCTACCGACGTGGCGCTTCGCTGTCGCCGGCAGCGGAGAAGTTCGTCGCCATGCTGCTGGAGAAGTGGCCGCAATGA
- the dctA gene encoding C4-dicarboxylate transporter DctA, producing the protein MRLIKSLYFQIICAVILGVLVGHFWAQQAVALKPLGDAFIKLIKMMIAPVVFCTIVTGIAGMTDKSTLGRLMSKTLLLFLVLTVISLAIGLAAVYVFKPGVGMNIDPATLSTAGLAQYTASAAKLSVVDFFMHIIPDTFIGAFNKGEVLPVLFIAVLSGFALSALGEKGRPVLTVLESASQMVFKIFGYLMRFAPVGAFGALAFTVGQYGITSLGSLAKLIMTLYVACAFFVFVVLGGLCRIYGFSLWKLLRYFREEFLVVLGTSSTEPVLPRMLEKLQGLGCKKGVVGLVLPTGYSFNLDGTAIYLSLAAIFIAQACNIDLTVGQTLTMLAIMLLSSKGAAGVTGSGFVALASTLTVIHDIPLAGLALLIGIDRFMSEARALTSLASNAVATVAIALSEGACDRETLQRALDGKPAAPVDVPQQWVTDKPQQIS; encoded by the coding sequence ATGAGACTCATCAAATCGCTGTACTTCCAGATCATCTGCGCCGTCATCCTCGGCGTACTGGTCGGTCACTTCTGGGCGCAACAGGCCGTTGCGCTGAAACCCCTGGGCGACGCATTCATCAAGCTGATCAAGATGATGATTGCACCCGTGGTGTTCTGCACCATCGTCACCGGCATTGCCGGCATGACCGACAAGAGCACCCTCGGGCGTCTGATGAGCAAGACGCTCCTGCTGTTCCTGGTGCTGACGGTGATCAGCCTGGCGATCGGCCTGGCCGCCGTGTACGTGTTCAAGCCCGGCGTGGGCATGAACATCGACCCGGCAACCCTGAGTACCGCCGGCCTGGCGCAGTACACCGCTTCGGCGGCCAAGCTGAGCGTGGTCGACTTCTTCATGCACATCATCCCGGACACCTTCATCGGTGCCTTCAACAAGGGTGAAGTGCTGCCGGTGCTGTTCATCGCCGTACTCAGCGGCTTCGCCCTGTCGGCGCTGGGCGAGAAGGGCCGTCCAGTACTGACCGTGCTGGAATCAGCTTCGCAGATGGTGTTCAAGATCTTCGGCTACCTGATGCGCTTTGCGCCGGTCGGTGCTTTCGGTGCCCTGGCCTTCACCGTGGGCCAGTACGGGATCACCTCCCTGGGCTCGCTGGCCAAGCTGATCATGACCCTGTATGTCGCCTGTGCCTTCTTCGTCTTCGTGGTGCTTGGTGGCCTGTGCCGCATCTACGGCTTCAGCCTGTGGAAGCTGCTGCGCTACTTCCGTGAAGAGTTCCTGGTCGTGCTGGGTACCTCGTCCACCGAGCCGGTGCTGCCGCGCATGCTGGAAAAACTCCAGGGCCTGGGTTGCAAGAAAGGCGTCGTTGGCCTGGTGCTGCCGACCGGCTACTCGTTCAACCTGGACGGCACCGCCATCTACCTGTCGCTGGCCGCCATCTTCATCGCCCAGGCCTGCAACATCGACCTGACCGTCGGCCAGACCCTGACCATGCTGGCAATCATGCTGCTGTCGTCCAAGGGCGCGGCAGGCGTCACCGGCAGCGGTTTCGTGGCCCTGGCTTCGACCCTGACCGTGATCCATGACATTCCGCTGGCCGGCCTGGCCCTGCTGATCGGTATCGACCGCTTCATGTCCGAAGCGCGTGCGCTGACCAGCCTGGCGAGCAACGCTGTCGCCACCGTCGCCATCGCCCTCTCCGAAGGCGCCTGCGACCGCGAAACCCTGCAGCGTGCGCTCGATGGCAAGCCGGCAGCGCCGGTCGATGTACCGCAGCAATGGGTCACCGACAAGCCCCAGCAAATCAGCTGA
- a CDS encoding citrate:proton symporter — MLALLGLAMVVVFTYLIMSKRLSPIVALTVVPIVFAIIGGFAPTTGKMMLDGLKMVAPSAVLLLFAILFFGLMIDAGLFDPLIRKILKRVKGDPMRIAIGTALLSLLVALDGDGTTTYMITCAAMLPLYKRIGMNPMILATISMLSLSIMSGMSPWGGPATRAIAALGLDATEYFIPMLPTMIGGAAWVVFTAFLLGRAERKRIGIIQLESGGTKCYIEEILENTPYKRPRLAYVNLVLVIIVMTALVLGVMHAAILFMIGFVAALMINYPKLEEQKERILSHSGNAMTVVLLVFAAGIFAGIFSGTKMVDAMAQTLVAWIPDAWGHWFPLVVALTSMPMTFVLSNDAYYFGVVPILANAAAAYGISPLEIARASVLGQPVHLMSPLVASTLLLVGMVDRDIGDFQKATVKWAVLTSLVITVLALLTGAISFFA; from the coding sequence ATGCTCGCATTACTTGGCCTGGCCATGGTCGTGGTATTCACCTACCTGATCATGAGCAAGCGTCTCTCTCCGATCGTCGCTCTCACTGTGGTCCCTATCGTCTTCGCCATCATCGGCGGCTTTGCGCCGACCACCGGCAAGATGATGCTCGACGGCCTGAAAATGGTCGCTCCCTCGGCAGTGCTGCTGCTGTTCGCCATTCTGTTCTTCGGCCTGATGATCGACGCTGGCCTGTTCGACCCGCTGATCCGCAAGATCCTCAAGCGCGTCAAGGGCGACCCGATGCGCATTGCCATCGGCACCGCGCTGCTGTCGCTGCTGGTAGCCCTGGACGGTGACGGCACCACCACCTACATGATCACCTGCGCCGCGATGTTGCCGCTGTACAAGCGCATCGGCATGAACCCGATGATCCTGGCGACCATCTCCATGCTGTCGCTGAGCATCATGAGCGGCATGAGCCCCTGGGGTGGTCCGGCCACGCGCGCCATCGCGGCGCTGGGCCTGGACGCCACCGAGTACTTCATTCCGATGCTGCCGACCATGATCGGTGGTGCGGCCTGGGTGGTGTTCACCGCTTTCCTGCTGGGCCGCGCCGAGCGCAAGCGCATCGGCATCATCCAGCTGGAGTCTGGCGGCACCAAGTGCTACATCGAGGAAATCCTCGAGAACACCCCCTACAAGCGTCCGCGCCTGGCCTACGTCAACCTGGTGCTGGTGATCATCGTGATGACCGCCCTGGTGCTGGGCGTGATGCACGCCGCGATTTTGTTCATGATCGGCTTTGTCGCGGCGCTGATGATCAACTACCCCAAGCTGGAAGAGCAGAAGGAGCGCATCCTGTCGCACTCCGGCAACGCCATGACCGTGGTGCTGCTGGTGTTCGCCGCCGGTATCTTCGCCGGCATCTTCTCCGGCACCAAGATGGTCGACGCCATGGCCCAGACGCTGGTGGCCTGGATTCCTGATGCCTGGGGTCACTGGTTCCCGCTGGTGGTCGCATTGACCAGCATGCCGATGACCTTCGTGCTGTCCAACGACGCCTACTACTTCGGCGTGGTACCGATTCTTGCCAACGCAGCCGCCGCCTACGGCATCTCGCCGCTGGAAATCGCCCGCGCCTCGGTACTTGGCCAGCCGGTTCACCTGATGAGCCCGTTGGTGGCCTCGACCCTGCTGCTGGTGGGCATGGTCGACCGCGACATCGGTGACTTTCAGAAAGCCACCGTCAAATGGGCGGTGCTGACCTCGCTGGTAATCACCGTGCTGGCACTGCTGACCGGCGCCATCTCGTTCTTCGCCTGA
- a CDS encoding LysR family transcriptional regulator: MSAMNIESVDLNLLKVFEALFEEGSASRAALRLGLTQSAVSAALRRLREVYGDTLFVRTGRGLAPTLQANQLRPLIAEALARCRQSLTLLDPHRADFQGRSVSLGLSDDFEIAHGRRLIAAVQALAPGLRLIFRQTHSQIVATDLLERRIDLAITVGGCNARLLGREVLGEGGYACLVDPASLQAGQHALDLDEFVAREHLLVSSAGFIGIVDEALAAQGLRRRVAASTTHFAALPWLLRGTSCVSTIPAHAAEAIAAATGLRALPCPLALPRYPVELGWRTVTPGDPAVARVREAIAACLQP; this comes from the coding sequence ATGAGTGCCATGAATATCGAGTCTGTCGACCTCAACCTGCTCAAGGTCTTCGAAGCCCTGTTCGAAGAGGGCAGTGCCAGCCGCGCCGCCTTGCGCCTGGGGCTTACCCAATCGGCGGTTAGTGCGGCCTTGCGGCGCCTGCGCGAGGTGTATGGCGATACCTTGTTCGTGCGCACCGGGCGTGGCTTGGCGCCGACCTTGCAGGCCAACCAGCTGCGCCCGCTGATCGCCGAGGCGCTGGCGCGCTGTCGGCAGAGCCTGACGCTGCTGGATCCCCATCGGGCAGACTTCCAGGGCCGCAGCGTCAGCCTGGGGCTGTCGGATGATTTCGAGATCGCCCATGGACGGCGGCTGATTGCGGCGGTGCAGGCGTTGGCGCCCGGCTTGCGGCTGATCTTCCGCCAGACCCATAGCCAGATCGTCGCCACGGACCTGCTGGAGCGGCGTATCGATCTGGCGATCACCGTCGGTGGCTGCAATGCGCGGTTGCTCGGGCGCGAGGTGCTGGGGGAGGGCGGTTATGCCTGCCTGGTGGACCCTGCCAGCCTGCAGGCCGGGCAGCACGCACTGGACCTCGATGAGTTCGTGGCTCGTGAGCATCTGCTGGTATCGTCGGCGGGCTTCATCGGCATTGTTGATGAGGCGCTGGCCGCCCAGGGGCTGCGGCGCCGCGTGGCGGCTTCCACTACGCATTTCGCGGCACTGCCGTGGTTGTTGCGCGGCACCTCATGCGTTTCGACCATCCCGGCGCATGCCGCCGAGGCGATCGCCGCTGCCACCGGGCTGCGGGCACTGCCATGCCCGCTGGCGCTGCCGCGCTACCCGGTGGAACTGGGCTGGCGCACGGTAACCCCGGGGGACCCGGCGGTGGCGCGGGTGCGTGAAGCGATTGCTGCATGCCTGCAGCCCTGA
- a CDS encoding carbon-nitrogen hydrolase family protein, with protein sequence MSRSIVAALQIGSLPGGKAETLAQILSWEQAIVDAGARLVVMPEALLGGYPKGERFGTQLGYRLPEGREAFARYHANAIDVPGAETDELAALSARTGADLVVGVIERSGHSLYCTALFFTAQDGLVAKHRKLMPTGTERLIWAQGDGSTLPVVEGSAGRLGTAICWENYMPLLRTAMYAKGVEIWCAPTVDERDMWQASMRHIACEGRCFVVSACQVQDSPQQLGTEVENWPAERPLINGGSVIVGPLGEVLAGPLVGERGLLVAEIDTAELARVRYDFDVTGHYSRPDVFELSVDERARPGVKFI encoded by the coding sequence ATGTCCAGATCCATCGTTGCCGCCTTGCAGATCGGTTCCTTGCCCGGCGGCAAGGCCGAAACCCTGGCGCAGATCCTGAGCTGGGAACAAGCCATCGTCGACGCCGGCGCACGCCTGGTGGTGATGCCCGAGGCCCTGCTGGGCGGCTATCCCAAGGGCGAGCGCTTCGGCACCCAGCTGGGCTACCGTCTGCCCGAAGGTCGCGAAGCCTTCGCCCGCTACCACGCCAACGCCATCGACGTGCCGGGCGCCGAAACCGACGAACTGGCGGCCTTGTCGGCGCGCACTGGGGCCGACCTGGTGGTCGGTGTGATCGAACGCAGCGGCCATAGCCTGTACTGCACCGCACTGTTCTTCACGGCCCAGGATGGTCTGGTGGCCAAGCACCGCAAGTTGATGCCCACCGGCACCGAACGGCTGATCTGGGCCCAGGGCGACGGCTCGACCCTGCCGGTGGTGGAAGGCAGCGCCGGGCGCCTGGGCACGGCGATCTGCTGGGAGAACTACATGCCGCTGCTACGCACTGCCATGTACGCCAAGGGCGTCGAGATCTGGTGCGCGCCGACTGTCGACGAGCGCGACATGTGGCAAGCCAGCATGCGCCATATCGCCTGCGAAGGGCGCTGCTTCGTGGTCAGCGCCTGTCAGGTGCAGGACTCGCCGCAGCAACTGGGCACCGAGGTGGAGAACTGGCCGGCCGAGCGGCCATTGATCAACGGCGGCAGCGTGATCGTCGGCCCGCTGGGTGAGGTGCTGGCCGGGCCGCTGGTGGGCGAGCGCGGCCTGCTGGTGGCCGAGATCGATACCGCAGAGCTGGCCCGGGTGCGATACGACTTCGACGTGACCGGGCACTATTCCCGACCGGACGTCTTTGAATTGAGCGTCGATGAGCGCGCCAGGCCAGGCGTCAAATTCATCTGA